The proteins below are encoded in one region of Lujinxingia vulgaris:
- a CDS encoding nucleotide exchange factor GrpE codes for MNEDVGEVPFPGENELDETDALRAEVAQLKEQLLRAMADAENTRTRARKDRDEAAKYAASGITKDLLSVADNLRRALESVPAEAIEQNEHLKSLVTGVEMTEKSLLEAFEKNHIKRIDPVGERLNPHYHEAMVEIEDPERAAGTVSQVFEPGYVLHDRLL; via the coding sequence GTGAATGAAGATGTCGGCGAGGTGCCGTTTCCGGGTGAGAATGAACTCGACGAGACTGATGCCCTGCGCGCCGAGGTCGCCCAGTTGAAGGAGCAGCTGCTACGCGCCATGGCGGACGCGGAGAACACCCGCACCCGCGCGCGCAAGGATCGCGACGAGGCCGCAAAGTATGCCGCCAGCGGCATCACCAAGGACCTCCTGTCCGTGGCCGACAACCTGCGCCGCGCTCTTGAAAGCGTTCCCGCCGAAGCCATCGAGCAGAACGAGCATCTCAAAAGCCTCGTCACCGGGGTGGAGATGACCGAGAAGTCTCTTCTGGAAGCCTTCGAGAAGAATCACATCAAGCGGATCGATCCCGTGGGCGAACGCCTGAACCCGCATTACCACGAAGCCATGGTCGAGATCGAGGATCCCGAGCGGGCCGCAGGCACGGTCTCGCAGGTTTTCGAACCGGGTTACGTATTGCACGACCGCCTGCTG